From the Thermoplasmata archaeon genome, one window contains:
- a CDS encoding helix-turn-helix domain-containing protein, translated as MRISDATDALQQVGLSRYEALVFVNLARAGATTAGEVARASGVNRVQTYRALESLESRGLVEVTLDRPRRYAARAINDVFEMIAEEKRAELERLDAVRKGIAEAWPRISGRAGETPSVRLQVIKGRTQIYRTLRQLIGSAKREVLAFTTAKGLQRSYRAGINDALVEAMRRGAKPRLIADIDEGNVALMARVAARVPLRHLERQRGRFILLDRDSMFAFLIQDERTIRGEAETALWTNSPDFVKAHLDIFEKAWVTAEGARTRLKALRRK; from the coding sequence ATGAGGATCTCGGACGCGACGGATGCGCTCCAACAGGTTGGGCTGAGCCGCTACGAGGCCCTCGTGTTCGTGAACCTGGCGCGCGCGGGCGCGACGACCGCGGGCGAGGTTGCACGGGCGAGCGGCGTGAACCGGGTGCAGACGTACCGGGCGCTGGAGAGCCTCGAGTCGCGCGGGCTCGTCGAGGTCACGCTCGACCGCCCCCGGCGATACGCGGCCCGGGCCATCAACGACGTCTTCGAGATGATCGCGGAAGAGAAGCGGGCCGAGCTCGAGAGGCTCGACGCGGTCCGGAAGGGCATCGCAGAAGCCTGGCCCCGAATCTCCGGCCGGGCCGGCGAGACCCCCTCCGTGCGGCTGCAGGTGATCAAGGGCCGCACGCAAATCTACCGCACCTTGCGACAGCTGATCGGCTCGGCGAAACGAGAGGTCCTCGCCTTCACGACCGCGAAGGGCTTGCAGCGCTCGTACCGGGCGGGAATCAACGATGCTCTCGTGGAGGCGATGCGGCGCGGCGCGAAGCCGCGGCTCATCGCGGACATCGATGAAGGCAACGTCGCCCTGATGGCGCGCGTCGCGGCGCGCGTGCCCCTGCGCCACCTGGAGCGCCAGCGGGGGCGGTTCATCCTGCTGGACCGCGATTCGATGTTCGCCTTCCTGATCCAGGACGAGCGGACGATCCGCGGGGAGGCCGAGACCGCCCTATGGACGAACAGCCCGGACTTCGTCAAGGCGCACCTCGATATCTTCGAGAAGGCGTGGGTGACGGCCGAGGGGGCCCGGACGCGCTTGAAGGCCTTGCGCCGAAAATGA
- a CDS encoding CHRD domain-containing protein, whose translation MVAGWVSAAGGGAPRTTTLSGAEETGSADPDGTGFAMVTLNVGLDRVCWSVSWAEIATPTAYHIHHAPAGVAGGVVLPFTVEGSFVPTGCRIGLDDPALLQDIIDFPDQYYVNVHNADFPAGAIRGQLSVPGLSD comes from the coding sequence ATGGTTGCGGGCTGGGTGTCCGCGGCCGGTGGCGGCGCTCCGAGGACCACAACCCTGAGCGGGGCGGAGGAGACGGGCTCTGCGGATCCCGATGGCACCGGATTTGCGATGGTCACCCTGAACGTGGGCCTGGATCGCGTGTGCTGGTCGGTATCTTGGGCGGAGATCGCCACCCCGACCGCGTATCACATCCACCACGCCCCCGCGGGGGTCGCGGGAGGCGTCGTGCTCCCGTTCACGGTCGAAGGATCCTTCGTTCCGACCGGCTGCAGGATCGGGTTGGACGACCCTGCGTTGCTCCAGGACATCATCGACTTCCCGGATCAGTACTATGTGAACGTCCACAACGCCGATTTCCCTGCCGGAGCGATTCGGGGCCAGCTGAGCGTCCCGGGGCTGTCGGACTAG
- a CDS encoding metallophosphoesterase, whose translation MPADYANRTGRRIVIAVGIALALLSAAVAQPGPLSSVRAERQFVFGAAGDFGYHVTDSDPETREAWTSMGNGGLDFVLAVGDFSYDETDTGTWCSNFKSHIPNVVVISGNHDASSIDGFAAACPFTLGQMTGDYGKRFYFDYPQPNPLARFILISPDIFGSYSAGDADYTWTAEAIDGARSAGIPWVILVMHKVCITTGSKSCQIGPDVLNLFLEKRVDLVLAGHDHDYQRSKSLAHSDSCPTLSPDSFNAACVAASGPTYPSGNGTVLVIQGTGGQGTDSVSSSDPEAGYFDSYTACCHGFVKYQVSESAIEGVFVNDDAPGFTDSFSIGPRGSSPGGPDDGNPGGADGGLPGGAGGNNYLVLGLALVGSIAFVGILVYIVRRFARPPR comes from the coding sequence ATGCCCGCCGACTACGCGAACCGCACCGGCCGCCGGATCGTCATCGCCGTGGGCATCGCACTCGCGTTGCTCTCAGCGGCCGTCGCCCAGCCGGGGCCTCTGTCGAGCGTTCGAGCGGAGCGGCAGTTCGTCTTCGGGGCAGCGGGGGATTTCGGATATCATGTCACGGATAGCGATCCCGAAACGCGGGAGGCATGGACCTCCATGGGGAACGGCGGGCTGGACTTCGTGCTCGCAGTCGGAGATTTCTCGTACGATGAGACGGACACAGGCACTTGGTGCTCCAACTTCAAATCCCATATTCCCAACGTCGTGGTCATCAGCGGGAACCACGACGCGAGCTCGATCGACGGGTTCGCGGCGGCCTGCCCCTTCACGTTGGGGCAGATGACGGGCGACTACGGGAAGCGGTTCTACTTCGACTATCCGCAGCCGAACCCGCTCGCCCGGTTCATCCTCATCTCGCCAGACATCTTCGGCTCGTACTCCGCCGGAGACGCGGATTACACATGGACAGCGGAGGCGATCGACGGCGCTCGGTCGGCCGGCATCCCGTGGGTCATCTTGGTCATGCACAAAGTCTGCATCACCACGGGATCGAAGTCGTGCCAGATTGGCCCGGACGTGCTCAATCTCTTCCTCGAGAAGCGGGTGGACCTCGTCCTCGCCGGGCACGACCACGACTACCAACGGAGCAAGTCGCTCGCCCATTCCGACTCGTGCCCGACGCTCTCCCCGGATTCCTTCAACGCGGCGTGCGTGGCGGCCTCCGGGCCGACGTACCCGAGCGGAAACGGGACCGTGCTCGTGATCCAGGGCACTGGGGGCCAGGGGACGGATTCCGTCAGCTCGAGCGACCCCGAGGCGGGATACTTCGATTCCTACACCGCGTGCTGCCACGGCTTCGTCAAGTACCAAGTCTCGGAGTCGGCCATCGAGGGCGTGTTCGTCAACGACGATGCGCCGGGTTTCACTGATTCGTTCTCGATCGGGCCGCGTGGCAGCTCCCCAGGCGGACCGGATGACGGCAACCCCGGCGGGGCCGATGGCGGCCTCCCTGGCGGCGCCGGTGGGAACAACTACCTCGTCCTCGGGTTGGCTCTCGTCGGCTCGATTGCATTCGTCGGGATCCTGGTCTACATCGTCCGGCGTTTCGCGAGACCGCCTCGTTGA
- a CDS encoding FAD-dependent oxidoreductase — translation MEPWDVTVVGGGILGTSFAYWLAHRYDGRIAVLEKEAQVAQHTSRRNTGVVHRPFYLDPVGRKVFARSAQVAYGMWKAYAVQRGLPWTPIGTFEVATREEAVPRLETYRQWGVANGMGDDELEVLSPAEVRRLEPNVRSHGAIWSKTDTGVDYAAFTQAMRDEAEQAGARFLLQAEVDSIDVAGDVLEVRLTDVGGSGTYVDPRSRIRVRVGRSSEPIRTRLLINCAGGNSIDIAHKLGVGREYADLHFRGEYWEVDPEWHSLSSRNIYAVPRHPELPFLDPHWIVRADGRREIGPNAVPVPGPYTYRGWIDDPKEAVAKLFERPFRNKLRAIVNPDFVTLASEEWASSLSKRVMAERVREFLPALKEEYLTRPGTAGVRAQVIDRHGAFVKEAIEITGPHSYHITNYNSPGATGAPAYAAWTVNRLAQSGVLDHLKPKPPKATGLGDFDAICAAIEAPVAA, via the coding sequence ATGGAGCCGTGGGACGTCACGGTTGTCGGGGGCGGGATCCTCGGCACGTCGTTCGCGTATTGGCTTGCGCATCGCTACGACGGCCGCATCGCGGTCCTCGAGAAAGAAGCGCAGGTCGCGCAGCATACGTCCCGGCGGAACACCGGCGTCGTGCATCGGCCGTTCTATCTCGACCCCGTCGGGCGCAAGGTGTTCGCGCGGTCCGCCCAAGTCGCCTACGGCATGTGGAAGGCGTACGCGGTCCAGCGCGGACTCCCATGGACGCCCATCGGGACGTTCGAGGTCGCGACGCGGGAGGAAGCGGTCCCGCGACTCGAGACGTACCGACAGTGGGGCGTCGCGAACGGGATGGGCGACGACGAGTTGGAGGTCCTCTCCCCTGCCGAGGTGCGGCGGCTCGAGCCGAACGTCCGTTCCCACGGCGCGATCTGGTCCAAGACCGACACCGGCGTGGACTACGCCGCGTTCACGCAGGCGATGCGCGACGAGGCCGAGCAGGCCGGCGCGCGATTCCTCCTCCAAGCCGAGGTCGATTCGATCGACGTCGCAGGGGACGTCCTGGAGGTGCGCCTCACCGACGTCGGGGGTAGCGGGACGTACGTGGACCCGCGCTCCCGGATCCGCGTGCGCGTCGGCCGGAGCTCCGAGCCGATCCGCACGCGCCTCCTGATCAACTGCGCCGGAGGCAACTCGATCGACATCGCGCACAAGCTCGGCGTCGGCCGAGAGTACGCGGACCTCCACTTCCGCGGAGAGTACTGGGAGGTCGACCCCGAATGGCACTCGCTCTCGAGCCGGAACATCTACGCGGTGCCGAGGCACCCGGAGCTCCCGTTCCTCGACCCGCACTGGATCGTCCGAGCGGACGGGCGACGGGAGATCGGCCCGAACGCGGTGCCCGTGCCCGGGCCCTACACGTACCGCGGCTGGATCGACGACCCGAAGGAGGCCGTCGCGAAACTCTTCGAACGGCCCTTCCGGAACAAGCTCCGCGCCATCGTGAACCCGGACTTCGTGACGCTCGCCTCGGAAGAGTGGGCGTCGTCCCTCTCGAAGCGCGTCATGGCGGAGCGGGTGCGGGAGTTCCTTCCGGCTCTGAAGGAGGAGTACCTGACGCGGCCCGGCACGGCGGGCGTTCGGGCGCAGGTCATCGACCGCCACGGGGCGTTCGTGAAGGAGGCGATCGAGATCACGGGCCCGCACTCGTACCACATCACGAACTACAACTCGCCCGGGGCGACGGGCGCGCCCGCGTACGCGGCGTGGACCGTCAACCGCCTCGCGCAGAGCGGCGTGCTCGATCATCTCAAGCCGAAGCCGCCGAAGGCCACGGGCCTCGGGGATTTCGATGCGATCTGCGCCGCGATCGAGGCACCAGTCGCCGCGTGA
- a CDS encoding APC family permease, whose translation MNPIPHVRAACRGAVRTGDTTRRLNTFDVTNLVVGAIIGADVYVATAIGARLIGPASLLVWVLAGVMAGVIALSFAYCVMFLPKVGGPYAYVKAVSGPFPGFMVGWGLLLAEWFSLAVFPVAFTQYFVALVPGIDDLGRALLKAAFIAIVLGTNIVGVKMAGRVNDLLTIAKLSPLVLIILGGLVFVGLRPDTVASNLTPFVTGDLRAFGQALVLIFWAYAGFEQSTLPADEIERPARTIPKAIVFGMLIVTAFYLLTNFVVVAAVPQATLATSSSPLIDATAAVFASPGILTAGAIGVVGVGALLSITGADESGTIGTSRLAYAMSLDGFLPREFSRRHGRFRTPYVGLIVLCSAAYVASLVGGLAALINASVFLLAVAYLATCVSAMRLAKRHPRIASELRGKIVVPLLGAAFSVLLIVLVDPFQIAVSLALLAAGIPVYVFFAPKVELADLKEAFLSADEIRKRALRQATRFLAYPLHALRSTLRRVRTQG comes from the coding sequence ATAAATCCCATCCCGCATGTTCGGGCGGCTTGCCGGGGAGCAGTCCGTACGGGCGATACGACGCGACGGCTGAACACGTTCGATGTGACGAACCTCGTCGTCGGGGCCATCATCGGCGCGGACGTCTACGTGGCCACGGCGATCGGCGCGCGGCTGATCGGTCCCGCGTCCCTCCTCGTCTGGGTCCTCGCCGGCGTCATGGCGGGCGTCATCGCGCTCTCGTTCGCGTACTGCGTCATGTTCCTCCCGAAGGTCGGTGGGCCCTACGCCTACGTCAAGGCCGTCTCCGGACCGTTCCCTGGATTCATGGTGGGCTGGGGCCTCTTGCTGGCGGAATGGTTCTCACTCGCGGTGTTCCCGGTCGCCTTCACGCAGTATTTCGTCGCCCTCGTGCCGGGTATCGACGATCTCGGACGTGCGCTGCTCAAGGCGGCGTTCATCGCGATCGTCCTCGGGACGAACATCGTCGGGGTCAAGATGGCGGGCCGGGTCAACGACCTCCTCACGATCGCGAAGCTCAGTCCCCTCGTGCTGATCATCCTCGGAGGGCTCGTCTTCGTCGGCCTCCGGCCCGACACGGTCGCGTCGAACCTCACGCCCTTCGTCACGGGCGACCTCCGCGCGTTCGGGCAGGCGCTCGTCCTGATCTTCTGGGCGTACGCGGGCTTCGAGCAGTCCACGCTTCCCGCGGACGAGATCGAGCGGCCCGCTCGGACGATCCCGAAGGCCATCGTGTTCGGCATGCTCATCGTCACCGCCTTCTACTTGCTCACGAACTTCGTCGTCGTCGCCGCGGTCCCTCAGGCCACGCTCGCGACATCGAGCAGCCCCTTGATCGACGCGACGGCCGCGGTCTTCGCGTCGCCGGGGATCCTCACGGCCGGTGCGATCGGCGTGGTCGGGGTCGGCGCGTTGCTCTCGATCACCGGCGCGGACGAATCCGGCACGATCGGGACCTCGCGTCTGGCGTACGCGATGTCCTTGGACGGCTTCCTGCCGAGGGAGTTCAGCCGGCGGCACGGGAGGTTCCGCACGCCGTACGTCGGACTGATCGTCCTCTGCTCCGCGGCGTACGTGGCGAGCCTCGTCGGCGGATTGGCCGCGTTGATCAATGCGTCCGTGTTCCTCCTCGCGGTCGCGTACCTGGCCACGTGCGTCTCGGCGATGCGCCTGGCGAAGCGGCATCCGAGAATCGCTTCGGAGCTGCGCGGAAAGATCGTCGTCCCCCTCCTCGGGGCGGCGTTCTCGGTCCTCCTCATCGTACTCGTGGATCCGTTCCAGATCGCCGTCTCCCTCGCGCTCCTTGCGGCCGGGATCCCCGTGTATGTGTTCTTCGCCCCGAAGGTGGAGCTCGCGGATTTGAAGGAGGCGTTCCTCTCGGCCGATGAGATCCGTAAGCGGGCGCTCCGCCAGGCGACCAGGTTCCTGGCGTACCCGTTGCACGCCCTGAGGTCGACGCTCCGCCGCGTCCGTACGCAGGGATAA
- a CDS encoding Ldh family oxidoreductase, with the protein MAETSTIQEKALRGFCEQVLMKLGVPPEDARITTDVLVLADLRGIDSHGVARLGRYVGGLKAGYMKPRDESRILKETKATALLDGGQSLGQVVGKKGMDLAIRKAKDTAVGVVAVRNSNHYGIAGYYALMALEHNLIGVSMTNAGPLVVPTFGRTSVLGTNPISLAAPAMKEKAFVLDMATSTVPRGKVEVFNRLGQPIPHGWAVDETGRSSTDPARVLNALAKRLGGGLLPLGGEGEDLGGHKGYGLALMVDVLCGVLSGAATGLQVYADEKRPDVGHFFMALDPAAFRSLDEFRRDMDRLAKELKDSPKAHGQDRIYVHGEKSFARMEKFREEGIALDPKVVESLKKIGTDLGVPWPA; encoded by the coding sequence ATGGCCGAGACGTCCACGATTCAGGAGAAGGCACTTCGCGGATTCTGCGAGCAAGTCTTGATGAAGCTCGGTGTGCCGCCGGAAGACGCGCGCATCACGACCGACGTCCTCGTCCTCGCAGACCTGCGCGGGATCGACTCGCACGGAGTCGCGCGGCTCGGCCGCTATGTCGGCGGCCTGAAGGCCGGCTACATGAAGCCTCGAGACGAGAGCCGCATCCTCAAGGAGACGAAGGCGACCGCCCTCCTCGACGGCGGCCAGAGCCTCGGGCAGGTCGTGGGCAAGAAGGGGATGGACCTTGCCATTCGCAAGGCGAAAGACACCGCGGTCGGCGTCGTCGCGGTGCGCAACTCGAACCACTACGGCATCGCGGGATACTACGCGCTCATGGCCCTCGAGCACAACTTGATCGGCGTGAGCATGACGAACGCGGGCCCGCTCGTCGTGCCGACGTTCGGGCGGACCTCGGTGCTGGGCACGAACCCGATCAGCCTCGCCGCACCCGCAATGAAGGAGAAGGCCTTCGTCCTCGACATGGCGACCTCCACGGTTCCGCGTGGCAAGGTCGAAGTGTTCAACCGCCTCGGGCAACCGATCCCGCACGGATGGGCGGTCGACGAGACGGGCCGGAGTTCGACGGACCCGGCCCGCGTCCTGAACGCCCTGGCGAAGCGACTCGGCGGCGGCCTCCTGCCTCTCGGCGGGGAGGGCGAGGACCTCGGCGGCCACAAGGGGTACGGCCTCGCGCTCATGGTCGACGTCTTGTGCGGCGTGCTTAGCGGCGCGGCCACGGGCTTGCAGGTCTACGCGGATGAGAAGCGGCCCGATGTCGGTCATTTCTTCATGGCCCTCGACCCGGCCGCGTTCCGGTCGCTCGACGAATTCCGACGGGATATGGACCGCCTCGCGAAGGAGCTGAAAGACAGCCCGAAGGCGCATGGCCAGGACCGGATCTACGTGCACGGCGAGAAAAGCTTCGCGCGCATGGAGAAGTTCCGGGAGGAAGGCATCGCGCTGGATCCGAAAGTCGTCGAGAGCCTGAAGAAGATCGGGACGGACCTCGGCGTGCCGTGGCCCGCGTGA
- a CDS encoding SDR family oxidoreductase: protein MSSTDRVALITGASRGLGYTLAEFLARQRWTLILTGRDETALRKAAEQLRETGATLTIVPGDVSDAAHRRELARVAARAGRLDLLVNNASELGASPLPHLLDHPLPALRRVFEVNVFAPLALIGECVPLLKASRGLVVNITSDAGRAGYPGWGGYGSSKAALELVTKTLANELREAGVGVVAVDPGDLRTKMHQDAFPGQDIGDRPLPDVTLPFWAWLEGQDPSRITGQRFEAQGALWEVAA from the coding sequence ATGTCGAGCACGGATCGTGTCGCGCTCATCACCGGAGCGAGCCGCGGGCTCGGATATACGCTCGCCGAGTTCCTCGCGCGCCAGCGGTGGACCCTGATCCTCACGGGCCGTGACGAAACCGCCCTCAGGAAGGCCGCGGAACAGTTGCGGGAAACCGGCGCGACCTTGACGATCGTGCCCGGCGACGTCTCGGACGCGGCGCATCGACGCGAGCTCGCACGTGTGGCGGCTCGAGCCGGCCGCCTGGACCTCCTCGTCAACAACGCGTCCGAACTGGGTGCCTCCCCGCTCCCACACCTCCTGGACCATCCGCTTCCGGCCCTGCGGCGCGTCTTCGAAGTGAATGTGTTCGCGCCCCTCGCGCTGATCGGCGAATGCGTTCCGCTCCTCAAGGCGTCCAGAGGCCTCGTCGTGAACATCACCAGCGACGCCGGCCGCGCCGGGTATCCTGGGTGGGGCGGGTACGGCAGCAGCAAGGCCGCCCTCGAGCTCGTCACGAAGACGCTCGCGAACGAACTCCGGGAGGCGGGCGTGGGCGTCGTCGCGGTCGACCCGGGAGACCTGCGCACGAAGATGCACCAGGACGCGTTCCCGGGGCAAGACATCGGCGACCGGCCCCTGCCGGACGTCACGCTCCCGTTCTGGGCGTGGCTCGAGGGACAGGACCCGTCGCGGATCACGGGCCAGCGCTTCGAAGCGCAAGGCGCCCTCTGGGAGGTGGCCGCGTGA
- a CDS encoding S-adenosylmethionine:tRNA ribosyltransferase-isomerase encodes MKRQELAFEQPRELFAATPVEVDRGSRDQVRLLVTIPAGDVHARFEDLPRFLGTGDLLVANESKTLAASLEARGPSGTYTLDLSTRYADRLWLAEPRWDPAHPGPMPIHPGDEAQVGEATVRYVVPYPGIPRLWFIDADRPLEPILERVGVPIHYGYVGKPWPLDAYQSLFSRVPGSAEMPSAARPITPRIQRALAEAGVRFASVLLHSGVSSLEIEAETVEQQAVYPEPFHVSEATADLVNRTRDAGHRVVAIGTTVVRALESAWTPDGLRPRHGFTRLFVHPGNPVRSVDGLLTGFHDPVTSHVAMLAAFIGVPRVMEAYREAIANGYRWHEFGDSHLILRK; translated from the coding sequence GTGAAGCGGCAGGAACTTGCGTTCGAGCAGCCCCGCGAGCTGTTCGCCGCCACGCCCGTCGAAGTCGACCGCGGCTCGCGGGACCAGGTTCGCCTCCTCGTCACGATTCCGGCGGGAGACGTCCACGCCCGGTTCGAAGACTTGCCCCGATTCCTGGGGACGGGGGACCTCCTCGTGGCCAACGAGAGCAAGACCTTGGCCGCGAGCCTCGAGGCCCGCGGGCCCTCCGGGACGTACACGCTCGACCTGAGCACCCGATACGCCGACCGCCTCTGGCTCGCCGAGCCGCGATGGGATCCGGCCCACCCGGGCCCGATGCCGATCCACCCCGGAGACGAGGCGCAGGTCGGCGAGGCGACGGTCCGCTATGTCGTGCCGTATCCCGGGATCCCGCGGCTCTGGTTCATCGACGCGGATCGGCCGTTGGAGCCGATCCTCGAGCGCGTGGGGGTGCCGATCCACTACGGCTACGTTGGGAAGCCGTGGCCTCTGGATGCGTACCAGAGCCTCTTCTCCCGTGTGCCGGGCAGCGCCGAGATGCCGTCCGCCGCGCGGCCGATCACCCCGAGGATCCAGCGGGCCTTGGCGGAGGCGGGCGTCCGGTTCGCGTCGGTCCTGTTGCATTCCGGGGTCAGCAGCCTGGAGATCGAGGCGGAGACCGTCGAGCAACAGGCGGTCTACCCGGAGCCGTTCCACGTCTCCGAGGCCACGGCGGACCTCGTCAACCGCACGCGCGACGCCGGCCACCGCGTCGTCGCGATTGGCACCACCGTCGTGCGCGCGCTCGAGTCCGCGTGGACGCCGGACGGGCTCAGACCTCGGCACGGATTCACGCGTCTCTTCGTGCATCCGGGAAACCCGGTCCGGTCCGTCGACGGCCTCCTCACCGGGTTCCACGATCCCGTCACGAGCCACGTCGCGATGCTCGCCGCGTTCATCGGGGTGCCGCGCGTCATGGAGGCGTATCGCGAAGCGATCGCGAACGGCTACCGATGGCACGAGTTCGGAGACAGCCACCTGATCCTGAGGAAGTGA
- a CDS encoding peptide-N4-asparagine amidase: MRFRQRLLVGLVITTLGLMALVTSSVRAAATETNYQNPVTALPPLVRPATASCLVTLAENFAFGPNGYDAPATGTLTPPAGCPAPWSMVVLDYTGSVAGRQFDRETELWVGGVMIYYGTTPEPTPAGITWHVEKDVSEYAPVFTSSQPYALHLPNVVNNIYTGIIYVTATLTYYAVGPDSPEAAHPDTIVGLSNDWIFDPGRAPVSAAAVTLPTNPDRVVLELFAKGNSCDEFWYGAEPDEYAAANGLCSGGAFREIQITLDGTLAGVVWPFPYIFTGGVNPFLWRPIAAVAAYDEAPYVVELTPFIGTLANGSPHTFAFTVVNNGFYWQLGGNLLVYQDPSLAQTSGALTAHDVVADADQTVAQTTGTNGATFDFAASRSLTIAGYVDTSAGRVSTTVHQDFAFASHQVLNLINFIENVEQTESITTTTTVTDAAGNVGVTTLVDSYPIALASGFIIPPGSEGFFQLPAEVDQTFARTVTRMWNGETVFTSSLTDATAASAVLKRSLSTGRNQVATGWDSEVYAYADSTGACYGHRLEGAQGYVTADIRLC, from the coding sequence ATGAGGTTCCGACAACGCCTCCTGGTCGGCCTGGTGATTACGACCCTGGGATTGATGGCCTTGGTCACAAGCTCCGTTCGGGCCGCGGCGACCGAGACGAATTACCAGAATCCGGTCACCGCGCTCCCGCCGCTCGTCCGCCCCGCCACCGCGAGCTGCCTGGTCACGCTCGCCGAAAACTTCGCGTTCGGCCCGAACGGTTACGACGCACCGGCGACCGGCACACTGACGCCCCCCGCCGGCTGTCCCGCGCCGTGGTCGATGGTCGTCCTCGACTACACGGGGAGCGTCGCGGGCCGCCAGTTCGACCGCGAGACGGAACTCTGGGTCGGGGGCGTGATGATCTACTACGGCACGACGCCGGAGCCGACGCCCGCGGGCATCACGTGGCACGTCGAAAAGGATGTGAGCGAGTATGCGCCCGTCTTCACGTCCTCGCAGCCGTACGCGCTCCACCTGCCGAACGTCGTGAACAACATCTACACGGGGATCATCTACGTGACCGCGACGTTGACCTACTACGCGGTCGGCCCCGACTCGCCCGAGGCGGCCCACCCGGACACGATCGTCGGGTTGTCGAACGATTGGATCTTCGACCCGGGACGCGCGCCGGTTTCTGCGGCCGCGGTCACCTTGCCGACCAATCCGGACCGCGTCGTCCTCGAGCTCTTCGCGAAAGGGAACTCGTGCGACGAGTTCTGGTACGGCGCCGAGCCGGACGAGTACGCGGCCGCGAACGGCCTGTGTAGCGGCGGCGCCTTCCGGGAGATCCAGATCACCCTCGACGGGACCCTCGCGGGCGTCGTGTGGCCGTTCCCGTACATCTTCACGGGTGGGGTGAACCCGTTCCTGTGGAGGCCGATCGCCGCGGTCGCCGCGTACGACGAGGCTCCGTACGTCGTCGAGCTGACGCCGTTCATCGGGACGCTCGCGAACGGGAGCCCGCACACGTTCGCCTTCACGGTCGTGAACAACGGGTTCTACTGGCAGCTCGGCGGCAACCTGCTCGTCTACCAGGACCCGTCCCTCGCCCAGACGTCGGGGGCGCTCACGGCGCACGACGTCGTCGCGGATGCGGACCAAACCGTCGCGCAGACGACGGGGACGAACGGGGCCACGTTCGATTTCGCCGCGAGCCGATCCCTGACGATCGCGGGCTACGTCGACACGTCCGCGGGGCGCGTCTCGACGACGGTCCACCAGGACTTCGCGTTCGCGAGCCACCAGGTGCTGAACCTGATCAACTTCATCGAGAACGTCGAGCAGACGGAGTCGATCACGACCACGACGACGGTCACGGACGCCGCAGGCAACGTGGGCGTCACGACCCTCGTCGACTCGTATCCGATCGCGCTGGCGTCGGGCTTCATCATCCCGCCGGGTTCGGAGGGGTTCTTCCAGCTGCCGGCCGAGGTGGACCAGACGTTCGCCCGCACGGTCACGAGGATGTGGAACGGGGAGACCGTGTTCACGAGTTCCCTGACGGACGCGACCGCGGCGTCTGCGGTCCTCAAGCGGAGCCTGAGCACGGGCCGGAACCAGGTGGCCACCGGTTGGGACAGCGAAGTCTACGCGTACGCGGATTCCACGGGCGCCTGCTACGGGCACCGCCTCGAAGGAGCCCAAGGATACGTGACGGCGGACATCCGCCTGTGTTGA